The Pseudoxanthobacter soli DSM 19599 genome contains a region encoding:
- the ftsA gene encoding cell division protein FtsA — protein MIRIGSDSSMRLKPLPHRRSSLVTVLDVGSTKVACLIARLKPRFDGDILDGRTHAIEVLGYGYQRARGIKSGVVVDLDAAEQAIRLAVDSAERMAGVTVESLIVTVTCGRLSSATYSSVVDVSSGTVAEGDIRRVLAAGGGHAVDDGRTIVHTLPVGYTLDGSRGIQDPRGMLGRRLGIDLTVVTAETAPLRNLLLSVGRGHLDVEAVVATPYASGLSTLVDDEAELGCACVDIGGGTTSIAVFNNKHLVHVDAIAIGGAHVTLDIANGLSIRVQDAERLKTLHGTALAGSSDERDVLTVHPVGEEDAGSAHQVPRAHLNRIIRPRVDEILELVRDRLAASGFAGRIGRRVVLTGGGSLLTGLPEVARRVLGRSVRLGRPLGVAGLPEAAKGPAFAAVVGLIVYPQVVQYEQVPVRPVRSALTGTDGYLARVGRWFKDGF, from the coding sequence ATGATCCGCATCGGTTCCGATTCCTCCATGCGCCTGAAGCCCCTGCCCCATCGGCGCTCGTCGCTCGTCACGGTGCTCGATGTCGGCTCGACCAAGGTCGCCTGCCTGATCGCCCGGCTGAAGCCGCGTTTCGACGGCGACATCCTCGATGGCCGCACCCACGCGATCGAGGTGCTGGGCTATGGCTACCAGCGTGCCCGGGGCATCAAGTCGGGCGTCGTCGTCGATCTCGATGCGGCCGAACAGGCGATCCGCCTCGCGGTCGATTCCGCCGAGCGCATGGCCGGCGTCACGGTCGAATCCCTGATCGTCACCGTCACCTGCGGGCGGCTGTCGAGCGCGACCTACTCATCCGTCGTCGACGTCTCCAGCGGCACCGTCGCCGAGGGCGACATCCGCCGGGTGCTGGCGGCGGGCGGCGGGCACGCAGTCGACGACGGCCGCACCATCGTCCACACCCTGCCGGTCGGCTACACGCTGGACGGCAGCCGCGGCATCCAGGATCCGCGCGGCATGCTCGGCCGCCGCCTTGGCATCGATCTCACCGTCGTCACCGCCGAGACCGCGCCGCTGCGCAATCTGCTGCTCAGCGTCGGTCGCGGCCATCTCGACGTCGAGGCTGTCGTAGCGACGCCTTATGCCAGCGGCCTTTCCACCCTCGTCGACGACGAGGCGGAACTCGGCTGCGCCTGCGTCGACATCGGCGGCGGCACCACCTCGATCGCGGTGTTCAACAACAAGCATCTCGTCCACGTCGACGCCATCGCCATCGGCGGCGCCCACGTCACGCTCGATATCGCCAACGGCCTGTCGATCCGCGTTCAGGATGCCGAGCGGCTGAAGACGCTGCATGGCACGGCGCTGGCCGGCTCGTCCGACGAGCGCGATGTGCTGACGGTGCATCCGGTGGGCGAAGAAGATGCCGGGTCAGCCCATCAGGTGCCGCGCGCGCATCTCAACCGCATCATCCGGCCGCGGGTCGACGAGATTCTCGAACTCGTCCGCGACCGGCTGGCAGCCTCCGGCTTCGCCGGACGCATCGGACGCCGCGTGGTGCTGACCGGCGGCGGCAGCCTTCTGACCGGGTTGCCGGAAGTGGCCCGACGGGTGCTCGGCCGCTCGGTTCGCCTCGGCCGGCCGCTCGGCGTCGCCGGGCTGCCCGAGGCCGCAAAGGGCCCCGCCTTCGCCGCCGTGGTCGGGCTGATCGTTTATCCGCAGGTGGTGCAGTACGAGCAGGTGCCGGTGCGCCCCGTGCGGTCGGCCCTGACGGGAACCGACGGCTATCTCGCGCGCGTTGGGCGCTGGTTCAAGGACGGCTTCTGA
- a CDS encoding cell division protein FtsQ/DivIB, whose product MRRQSRGGNAWSQGAGGLPIGRSRRRRFFSAMIAELEAVPRGTGTAGAVTFLGLTLVYAIAVGGHWSTVVDAATANSGFAITAVKMSGQAETSDSALLAALGIDPGVSLVAFDAAEARDRVMALPWIDTASVQKLYPGTLSVTVTERTPFALWLNHGRYFLIDSTGRVIAEDVDPAEHPLPLVAGDGAPPKAREALAMVDSEPGIGKQVRGLVRIGDRRWDVVLKDGVVIRLPEKDPETALASVVQLDAENGLLKRDIAVVDLRLPDRMVVRLTKTGADARREALAKKTSKSKGADT is encoded by the coding sequence GTGAGGCGGCAGTCCAGAGGTGGCAATGCCTGGTCCCAAGGGGCCGGCGGCCTGCCGATCGGCCGGTCGCGTCGGCGCCGCTTCTTCTCCGCGATGATCGCGGAGCTGGAAGCGGTACCGCGCGGAACCGGAACTGCTGGCGCCGTCACGTTCCTGGGGCTGACGCTCGTCTACGCCATTGCCGTCGGCGGCCACTGGTCGACCGTGGTCGATGCCGCGACGGCCAATTCCGGCTTCGCGATCACCGCGGTCAAGATGAGCGGTCAGGCGGAAACGTCCGATTCGGCGCTGCTCGCCGCCCTCGGCATCGACCCCGGCGTGTCGCTGGTGGCATTCGACGCCGCCGAGGCGCGCGACCGGGTGATGGCACTGCCGTGGATCGATACAGCCTCGGTGCAGAAGCTTTATCCGGGCACACTCTCTGTGACGGTCACGGAGCGCACGCCGTTTGCGCTGTGGCTGAACCACGGCCGCTATTTCCTGATCGACAGCACGGGCCGCGTGATCGCCGAGGACGTCGATCCGGCCGAACATCCGCTGCCGCTCGTTGCCGGCGACGGCGCGCCGCCCAAGGCCCGCGAAGCGCTCGCGATGGTCGATTCCGAACCTGGGATTGGCAAGCAGGTGCGCGGCCTGGTGCGCATCGGCGACCGCCGCTGGGATGTCGTGCTGAAGGACGGCGTCGTGATTCGCCTGCCGGAGAAGGATCCGGAAACGGCCCTCGCCTCGGTGGTGCAGTTGGACGCCGAGAACGGCCTCCTGAAGCGCGACATCGCCGTCGTCGATCTCCGCCTGCCGGACCGCATGGTCGTGCGCCTGACCAAGACCGGCGCCGATGCCCGCCGCGAAGCCCTCGCCAAGAAGACGTCGAAATCCAAGGGAGCCGATACATGA